Proteins encoded in a region of the Cyanobacteria bacterium QS_8_64_29 genome:
- the deoC gene encoding deoxyribose-phosphate aldolase, whose product MAATSAGIDLAPYIDHTMLDPVGTDEQLAQCCREADRFHFPAVCIYPAAVARARELLQGKAIRICTVIGFPTGTTPTATKLYEAQQAVEHGASELDVALNFSAIRAGNTDAVYNEVAQLVHETGQPLKAIVEAGLLTDEEKRLAAEIAMDAGAAFVKTNTGWFGGATVADVKALREATREHLGIKAAGGIRTTAQAEALIEAGATRLGTSRGPKLLQQRDTLESVR is encoded by the coding sequence ATGGCTGCCACCAGTGCCGGCATTGACCTAGCGCCCTACATCGACCACACCATGCTCGATCCGGTCGGCACCGACGAGCAACTGGCGCAGTGCTGCCGCGAAGCCGACCGCTTCCACTTTCCTGCCGTTTGCATTTATCCGGCTGCCGTGGCGCGCGCTCGGGAGCTGCTGCAGGGCAAAGCCATTCGCATCTGCACGGTCATTGGCTTTCCCACCGGGACCACTCCCACTGCCACCAAGCTGTACGAAGCACAACAGGCAGTGGAGCACGGCGCAAGCGAGCTGGATGTTGCCCTCAACTTCAGCGCTATTCGAGCCGGCAATACGGACGCTGTCTATAACGAAGTTGCCCAGCTCGTCCACGAAACCGGCCAACCCCTCAAAGCGATCGTGGAGGCCGGCTTGCTAACCGACGAGGAGAAGCGGCTTGCTGCCGAGATCGCCATGGATGCCGGGGCGGCCTTTGTCAAAACCAATACGGGTTGGTTCGGCGGGGCTACCGTCGCCGATGTCAAGGCGCTGCGCGAAGCCACGCGGGAGCATTTGGGCATTAAAGCAGCGGGCGGCATTCGGACCACTGCCCAAGCGGAAGCCTTGATTGAAGCAGGCGCGACGCGATTGGGGACCTCGCGCGGCCCCAAGCTGCTGCAGCAGCGCGATACCTTGGAGTCGGTCCGCTAG
- a CDS encoding lipoyl(octanoyl) transferase — protein sequence MAAPSRRRCWLDEYGLVPYQQARAWQHSLVAHRVRNPELADRLLLLEHPPVYTLGKNASLAFCRFDPATSDVPLYRVERGGEITYHCPGQIVGYPILNLRYHQPDLHWYLRQLEQALIQTLQAWGLRGERRPGLTGVWLHGVKVASVGIKVRHWIAMHGFALNVCPQLQGFERIVPCGIADCPVGSLAQFVPSINCRQVRRELAAAFAQTFVLELVPAERQGEAIPASVPSQSSA from the coding sequence ATGGCAGCACCTTCCCGGCGCCGTTGCTGGCTGGATGAATACGGCCTCGTTCCCTACCAGCAAGCGCGGGCGTGGCAGCACTCGCTGGTGGCGCACCGTGTCCGCAACCCCGAACTTGCCGATCGCTTGCTGCTGCTGGAGCACCCGCCGGTCTACACCTTGGGCAAAAATGCCAGCTTGGCCTTTTGCCGCTTTGACCCGGCAACGAGCGATGTTCCGCTCTACCGCGTCGAGCGCGGCGGCGAGATCACCTATCACTGCCCGGGGCAGATTGTGGGCTATCCCATCCTCAATTTGCGCTACCACCAGCCGGATTTGCACTGGTACCTGCGGCAGCTAGAACAAGCCCTCATCCAGACCCTGCAAGCTTGGGGCTTGCGTGGCGAGCGGCGCCCAGGCTTGACTGGCGTTTGGCTCCATGGCGTCAAGGTGGCCTCAGTAGGCATAAAAGTCCGCCACTGGATCGCCATGCACGGCTTTGCGCTCAATGTCTGCCCTCAGCTACAAGGCTTCGAGCGCATCGTGCCCTGCGGCATTGCCGACTGCCCGGTGGGGAGCCTGGCGCAATTTGTGCCCAGCATTAACTGCCGGCAGGTGCGCCGCGAGCTGGCAGCCGCCTTTGCGCAAACGTTTGTCCTGGAGCTGGTTCCGGCCGAGCGGCAGGGAGAGGCTATCCCGGCAAGCGTGCCCAGCCAATCGAGCGCGTAG